Proteins encoded by one window of Oreochromis niloticus isolate F11D_XX linkage group LG17, O_niloticus_UMD_NMBU, whole genome shotgun sequence:
- the nudt5 gene encoding ADP-sugar pyrophosphatase isoform X1, with the protein MKWQQSDSSPFLYSLQLVTHEREFIRTVTMSNHEEPKDTAAPHIVKEELIAAGKWVKLEKTTYVDPAGNTRTWETVKRTTRRANTEADGVGIIALLKRTLHKDCVVMVKQFRPPLGCCTLEFPAGLIDEGETAEAAALRELKEETGYTGEVVGVTPATCLDPGLSNCTIQTILVNINGDDVENINPTQKLDDGEFVEVILLPLDEFQTKIDDLLQKEKIMVDARVYIFAMGMAQAFFKPRELPVLKQ; encoded by the exons AT GAAGTGGCAGCAGAGTGACTCATCGCCGTTTCTCTACTCTCTACAACTAGTCACACACGAAAGGGAGTTCAT tcgGACAGTAACAATGAGCAACCACGAAGAACCCAAAGACACTGCAGCTCCTCACATTGTGAAagaagag CTTATTGCGGCAGGGAAATGGGTGAAGCTGGAAAAGACTACATATGTGGACCCCGCTGGAAACACCAG AACCTGGGAGACTGTGAAACGGACAACGAGGCGGGCCAACACTGAAGCAGATG GTGTGGGAATAATCGCTCTGCTGAAACGGACGCTGCATAAGGACTGCGTAGTGATGGTGAAGCAGTTCCGCCCTCCTCTGGGATGCTGCACTCTGGAGTTTCCTGCAG gATTGATTGATGAGGGGGAAACTGCCGAGGCGGCTGCACTGAGGGAACTGAAGGAGGAAACTGGTTACACAGGAGAAGTAGTAGGAGTCACTCCAG CGACCTGTCTGGACCCTGGTCTGTCTAACTGCACCATTCAGACTATCCTGGTCAACATCAATGGTGACGATGTGGAGAATATCAACCCAACACAGAAACTGG ATGATGGAG AATTTGTCGAAGTTATTCTTTTACCGCTTGACGAGTTCCAGACCAAAATAGACG ATTTGTTgcagaaggaaaaaataatggtGGATGCTAGGGTGTACATCTTCGCCATGGGAATGGCTCAGGCCTTCTTTAAGCCAAGGGAGCTGCCTGTGCTGAAGCAGTGA
- the nudt5 gene encoding ADP-sugar pyrophosphatase isoform X2 translates to MSNHEEPKDTAAPHIVKEELIAAGKWVKLEKTTYVDPAGNTRTWETVKRTTRRANTEADGVGIIALLKRTLHKDCVVMVKQFRPPLGCCTLEFPAGLIDEGETAEAAALRELKEETGYTGEVVGVTPATCLDPGLSNCTIQTILVNINGDDVENINPTQKLDDGEFVEVILLPLDEFQTKIDDLLQKEKIMVDARVYIFAMGMAQAFFKPRELPVLKQ, encoded by the exons ATGAGCAACCACGAAGAACCCAAAGACACTGCAGCTCCTCACATTGTGAAagaagag CTTATTGCGGCAGGGAAATGGGTGAAGCTGGAAAAGACTACATATGTGGACCCCGCTGGAAACACCAG AACCTGGGAGACTGTGAAACGGACAACGAGGCGGGCCAACACTGAAGCAGATG GTGTGGGAATAATCGCTCTGCTGAAACGGACGCTGCATAAGGACTGCGTAGTGATGGTGAAGCAGTTCCGCCCTCCTCTGGGATGCTGCACTCTGGAGTTTCCTGCAG gATTGATTGATGAGGGGGAAACTGCCGAGGCGGCTGCACTGAGGGAACTGAAGGAGGAAACTGGTTACACAGGAGAAGTAGTAGGAGTCACTCCAG CGACCTGTCTGGACCCTGGTCTGTCTAACTGCACCATTCAGACTATCCTGGTCAACATCAATGGTGACGATGTGGAGAATATCAACCCAACACAGAAACTGG ATGATGGAG AATTTGTCGAAGTTATTCTTTTACCGCTTGACGAGTTCCAGACCAAAATAGACG ATTTGTTgcagaaggaaaaaataatggtGGATGCTAGGGTGTACATCTTCGCCATGGGAATGGCTCAGGCCTTCTTTAAGCCAAGGGAGCTGCCTGTGCTGAAGCAGTGA